From one Oceanimonas doudoroffii genomic stretch:
- a CDS encoding GlpM family protein, with amino-acid sequence MLSLFLKSLLGALAVLLIALLSKSKSFFIAGLVPLFPTFALIAHYLVGTERTLADLRVTALFGLYSLLPYAAYLLAVYWLSYRFELVATLSLATLIWGGCAALLLLTWLRFAPVTA; translated from the coding sequence GTGCTGTCATTGTTTCTCAAGTCACTGCTGGGGGCCCTGGCGGTGTTGCTTATCGCCTTGCTGTCGAAAAGCAAAAGCTTTTTTATTGCCGGCCTGGTGCCCCTGTTTCCCACCTTCGCCTTGATTGCCCACTATCTGGTGGGCACCGAACGCACCCTGGCCGACCTGCGCGTGACGGCCCTGTTCGGGCTTTATTCGCTGCTGCCCTATGCCGCCTATCTGCTGGCGGTGTACTGGCTGAGTTACCGGTTTGAACTCGTTGCCACCCTGAGCCTGGCCACCCTGATATGGGGAGGCTGCGCCGCCCTGCTGTTGCTGACCTGGTTGCGGTTTGCCCCTGTGACGGCCTGA
- a CDS encoding DUF3565 domain-containing protein: MQQPITGYHQDDEGHWVAELACGHNQHVRHQPPFINRPWVVSAAGRTAKLGILLDCKKCDRGAAPDRP, from the coding sequence ATGCAACAACCCATCACCGGTTATCATCAGGATGACGAAGGCCACTGGGTGGCGGAGCTCGCCTGCGGTCATAACCAGCATGTGCGTCACCAGCCGCCTTTCATCAACCGGCCCTGGGTGGTGTCGGCGGCGGGGCGCACGGCCAAACTGGGCATCCTGCTTGACTGCAAAAAGTGTGATCGGGGCGCGGCTCCCGACCGACCCTGA
- a CDS encoding mechanosensitive ion channel family protein: protein MDAEQLTNLFRRITPALVIELVVVLLAAMVLAWMVQTLLPWLASRLHGRRRHWVLALIPTLRIVVVAVAVGWVVSLIIEPSLRNMVAILGAVGLALGFALKDYVSSLFAGVVAAYERPYRPGDWIEVDGCYGEVRHIGLRALEMVTPDDTVVVVPHLKLWTELIRNANNGEASLMCVASFYLAPAHDAHRVRRVLHDVALSSPFVQLNRPVVVVMEDAPWGSRYRVKAYPLDPRQQFQFVTDLTARGKAALQAIPVEFARVEAMVGGGESNAG from the coding sequence ATGGATGCAGAGCAGCTGACCAACCTGTTTCGCCGCATTACTCCGGCCCTGGTCATCGAGCTGGTGGTGGTGCTGCTGGCGGCCATGGTGCTGGCCTGGATGGTGCAAACCCTGCTGCCCTGGCTGGCGTCGCGGTTGCATGGCCGGCGCCGGCACTGGGTGCTGGCGCTGATCCCGACCCTGCGCATTGTGGTGGTGGCGGTGGCCGTGGGCTGGGTAGTCAGCCTGATCATCGAGCCGTCGCTGCGCAACATGGTGGCCATTCTGGGCGCCGTGGGCCTGGCCCTGGGGTTTGCCCTCAAGGACTATGTCAGCAGCCTGTTTGCCGGGGTGGTGGCGGCCTATGAAAGGCCCTACCGGCCCGGAGATTGGATCGAAGTGGACGGTTGCTACGGCGAGGTGCGCCATATCGGCCTGCGGGCGCTGGAAATGGTGACTCCCGACGACACCGTGGTGGTGGTGCCTCACCTCAAGCTGTGGACCGAACTGATCCGCAACGCCAACAACGGCGAGGCCAGCCTGATGTGCGTGGCCAGTTTTTACCTGGCCCCGGCGCACGATGCCCACCGAGTGCGCCGGGTGCTGCACGACGTGGCCCTGTCCAGCCCTTTTGTGCAGCTGAACCGGCCCGTGGTGGTGGTGATGGAAGACGCGCCCTGGGGCAGCCGTTACCGGGTCAAGGCCTATCCGCTTGACCCGCGTCAGCAGTTTCAGTTTGTGACCGATCTCACCGCCCGGGGCAAGGCCGCATTGCAGGCCATTCCGGTGGAGTTCGCGCGCGTGGAGGCCATGGTCGGGGGCGGAGAGAGCAACGCGGGGTAA
- the recC gene encoding exodeoxyribonuclease V subunit gamma, with protein MQNNDGLSPGLMVVHGNHLEALRELAVAWMRRNPLAPLENEVILVQSNGIAQWLKLALAEHRSGGIAAAMQVELPARFLWQSYRAVLGSHTIPRLSPLDKAPLTWRLMRLLPALVRDPVFAPLERFLQDDNDGRKRYQLAERLADLFDQYQVYRADWLAAWADGRDVMIHGRRGEQPLEEAVRWQPALWRVLLGDVGEQELAGSRAGVHPRFVEYLRTCERRPPGLPRRVVVFGISSLPAQTLEALSAMARFSQVLLCVHNPCQHHWGDIVPDQDLLRHQYRRHARKAGQAPGLSAVELHQHAHPLLAAWGKQGRDYINLLDSLDDPDSYRARFDALGSRIDLFDDGNTEHLLGQLQDDILNLRPPAESREYWPPLAPEQLSVEFHVGHSPQREVEILHDRLLARFSEDDSLRPRDIIVMVPDINVYAPHIQAVFGQYERDDDRFIPFTLADQGSRGNEPLLIALEHLLRLPDSRLPVSEVLDLLDVAALRRRFGIHEADLPVLRRWIEGAGVRWGLDARRRAGLGLPGSLEQNTWRFGLRRMLLGYAVGTGDAWAGIEPYDEIGGLDAVIIGPLVSLLDAIDALHDTLSEAVSAAEWSVRLLALLGAFFEPDSEREQALMGGLTDALEQWQELCAGVELTEPLPLTVVREAWLAAVDQGRLSQRFLAGAVNFCTLMPMRAIPFRRVCLLGMNDGDYPRSVTPLDFDLMAGDYRPGDRSRREDDRYLMLEALLSARDGLYISWVGRSIRDNTERPPSVLVGQLRDHLSGWQLAQGGELLDAITTEHPLQPFSRRYFTPGSGLISYAREWVQAEGNPTSTESSLPAWCPDGPVPLEQLQQFLRQPVAAFFARRLKVMLDESTATGLDDEPFALNGLERYVIKRELLEAAANAEEPDAALARAAARLQGQGRLPLAGFGERIRTEVQAALPDQLARFRALCHAWPGILTSPLPLSIEHSGLQLEGWLGGLRQGGDRLALIELQPGNLQNDKSLRWHRLLRAFVAQTVACACGIKLSLYVVGEDTTLHGAPLPQEDAQRIVQGWLNALQAGMTAPLPVAMKTAMSRLEQKDDTRAEPAARKAYEGDGYHSQGERAESGALARQFPDFDVLNADGCFAAWSEQLYRPLLEHGPQPLPQEALS; from the coding sequence ATGCAAAATAACGATGGGCTTTCCCCCGGCCTCATGGTGGTGCACGGCAATCACCTGGAAGCCCTGCGGGAGCTGGCAGTGGCCTGGATGCGGCGCAATCCGCTGGCGCCGCTGGAAAACGAAGTGATACTGGTACAGAGCAACGGCATAGCCCAGTGGCTCAAACTGGCCCTGGCCGAGCACCGCAGCGGTGGTATTGCCGCCGCCATGCAGGTGGAGCTGCCGGCCCGGTTTTTGTGGCAAAGCTATCGGGCGGTGCTGGGCAGCCATACCATTCCCCGGCTGTCGCCGCTGGACAAGGCGCCGCTGACCTGGCGGCTGATGCGGCTGCTGCCGGCACTGGTGCGTGATCCTGTATTTGCCCCCCTTGAGCGCTTTTTGCAGGACGACAATGACGGCCGCAAGCGCTACCAGCTGGCCGAGCGGCTGGCGGACTTGTTCGATCAGTACCAGGTGTACCGGGCCGACTGGCTGGCGGCCTGGGCGGACGGCCGTGATGTGATGATCCACGGTCGCCGGGGCGAACAGCCGCTGGAAGAGGCGGTACGCTGGCAGCCGGCGTTATGGCGCGTGTTGCTGGGTGACGTGGGGGAGCAGGAGCTGGCCGGCAGCCGGGCCGGGGTGCACCCGCGCTTTGTGGAATACTTGCGTACCTGCGAACGCCGCCCCCCCGGACTGCCTCGGCGTGTGGTGGTGTTCGGCATTTCCTCGTTGCCGGCACAGACCCTGGAAGCGCTGTCGGCCATGGCTCGGTTCAGTCAGGTGCTGCTGTGCGTGCACAATCCCTGCCAGCACCACTGGGGCGACATAGTGCCGGATCAGGATCTGCTGCGCCACCAGTACCGCCGGCACGCCCGCAAGGCCGGCCAGGCCCCGGGGCTGAGTGCGGTGGAGCTGCATCAACATGCCCATCCGTTGCTGGCGGCCTGGGGCAAGCAGGGCCGGGACTACATCAACCTGCTCGACAGTCTGGACGACCCCGACAGTTACCGTGCCCGTTTTGACGCCCTCGGCAGCCGCATCGATCTGTTTGATGACGGCAACACCGAGCATTTACTGGGTCAGCTGCAGGATGACATTCTCAACCTGCGGCCGCCGGCGGAAAGCCGCGAATACTGGCCGCCGCTGGCGCCGGAGCAGCTCAGCGTGGAATTTCATGTCGGCCACAGCCCCCAGCGTGAAGTGGAAATTCTGCACGATCGGCTGCTGGCCCGTTTTTCCGAAGACGATAGCCTGCGACCCCGTGACATCATTGTTATGGTGCCCGACATCAACGTTTATGCTCCCCATATTCAGGCGGTATTTGGCCAGTATGAACGGGACGACGATCGCTTTATTCCCTTTACCCTGGCGGATCAGGGCAGCCGGGGCAATGAGCCGCTGTTGATCGCCCTGGAGCACTTGCTGCGCCTGCCCGACAGCCGGTTGCCGGTGAGCGAGGTGCTGGATCTGCTCGACGTGGCCGCCCTGCGCCGGCGTTTTGGTATTCACGAGGCGGATCTGCCGGTGCTGCGGCGCTGGATTGAAGGGGCCGGGGTGCGCTGGGGCCTGGACGCCCGCCGCCGGGCCGGCCTGGGCCTGCCGGGCAGCCTGGAGCAGAACACCTGGCGCTTTGGCCTGCGCCGCATGCTGCTGGGCTATGCCGTGGGCACCGGTGACGCCTGGGCCGGCATTGAGCCCTACGATGAAATCGGCGGCCTGGACGCCGTTATCATCGGCCCCCTGGTGAGCCTGCTGGACGCCATTGATGCCCTGCACGATACCCTGAGTGAGGCGGTGTCCGCCGCCGAGTGGTCGGTGCGGCTGCTGGCGTTGCTCGGTGCCTTCTTTGAGCCCGACAGTGAGCGCGAGCAGGCATTGATGGGCGGCCTCACCGATGCCCTGGAGCAGTGGCAGGAACTCTGTGCCGGAGTGGAGCTGACCGAGCCACTGCCGCTCACCGTGGTGCGCGAAGCCTGGCTGGCCGCGGTGGATCAGGGCCGGCTGAGCCAGCGTTTTCTGGCCGGGGCGGTGAATTTCTGCACCCTGATGCCGATGCGCGCCATTCCCTTTCGCCGGGTCTGCCTGCTGGGCATGAACGACGGCGACTATCCTCGCAGCGTTACCCCCCTCGACTTTGATCTGATGGCCGGCGACTACCGCCCCGGGGATCGCTCCCGCCGGGAAGACGACCGCTACCTGATGCTGGAAGCCCTGCTCTCGGCCCGGGACGGGCTCTATATCAGCTGGGTGGGCCGTAGCATTCGCGACAATACCGAGCGGCCGCCGTCGGTGCTGGTGGGCCAGCTCAGGGATCATCTGAGTGGTTGGCAGCTGGCGCAGGGCGGTGAGCTGCTTGATGCCATTACCACCGAGCACCCGTTGCAGCCCTTTAGTCGGCGTTACTTCACCCCCGGCAGCGGCCTGATCAGCTATGCCCGGGAGTGGGTGCAGGCCGAGGGCAACCCTACCTCTACCGAGTCGTCTCTGCCGGCCTGGTGTCCGGACGGCCCCGTGCCGTTGGAGCAGCTGCAGCAGTTTCTGCGCCAGCCCGTGGCTGCCTTTTTTGCCCGCCGGCTCAAGGTCATGCTGGATGAAAGCACCGCCACCGGGCTCGACGACGAGCCCTTTGCCCTCAACGGCCTTGAGCGTTATGTGATCAAGCGTGAGCTGCTGGAGGCCGCCGCGAATGCCGAGGAGCCCGATGCCGCCCTGGCCAGGGCCGCCGCCCGGCTGCAGGGGCAGGGCCGGTTGCCGCTGGCGGGCTTTGGCGAGCGGATTCGGACCGAGGTGCAGGCGGCCCTGCCGGATCAGCTGGCCCGTTTCAGGGCGCTTTGTCATGCCTGGCCCGGAATATTGACTTCGCCGCTGCCGCTGTCGATTGAGCATTCGGGTCTGCAACTGGAAGGCTGGCTGGGCGGACTGCGCCAGGGCGGCGACCGGTTGGCCCTGATTGAGCTGCAGCCGGGGAATCTGCAAAACGATAAAAGCCTGCGCTGGCACCGGCTGCTGCGCGCCTTTGTGGCCCAGACGGTGGCCTGCGCCTGCGGCATTAAACTCAGCCTGTATGTGGTGGGGGAAGACACCACCCTGCATGGCGCACCGCTGCCGCAAGAGGACGCCCAACGCATCGTGCAGGGTTGGCTGAATGCTTTGCAGGCGGGCATGACGGCGCCGCTGCCGGTGGCGATGAAAACCGCCATGAGCCGACTCGAGCAAAAGGACGACACCAGGGCCGAGCCGGCCGCCCGCAAAGCCTATGAGGGCGACGGTTACCACAGCCAAGGTGAGCGCGCGGAGAGCGGCGCCCTGGCCCGGCAGTTCCCCGACTTTGACGTTCTGAATGCCGATGGCTGTTTTGCCGCCTGGAGCGAACAACTTTACCGGCCGCTGCTGGAGCATGGCCCGCAACCCTTGCCACAGGAGGCATTATCATGA
- a CDS encoding DUF3087 domain-containing protein — protein sequence MTLQDIDKSRYRRHLNRVFIGSALALAAFSLGISQLLIALFPDPDGSHFHWNLLGVVAGALLVGAGLSRLRRHPFMTEVVYVWELKQRLNKISRKRRQVEAAAQQGDETAMQVLQFSYAGSRQLWLLDDNTLVMDELAARQTELNNLAQAHGVTLDAERYDESMLERF from the coding sequence ATGACGCTTCAAGACATCGACAAAAGCCGCTATCGCCGGCATCTCAACCGCGTGTTTATCGGCTCGGCCCTGGCGCTGGCTGCCTTCAGCCTGGGCATTTCCCAGCTGCTGATCGCGCTGTTTCCCGATCCCGATGGCAGCCATTTTCACTGGAACCTGCTGGGAGTGGTGGCCGGCGCCCTGCTGGTGGGGGCCGGACTCAGCCGGCTGCGCCGTCACCCCTTTATGACCGAAGTGGTTTATGTGTGGGAGCTGAAACAGCGACTCAACAAAATCAGCCGCAAGCGCCGCCAGGTGGAGGCCGCCGCCCAACAAGGGGACGAAACCGCCATGCAGGTGCTGCAGTTCAGCTATGCCGGCTCGCGCCAGCTGTGGTTGCTGGACGACAATACCCTGGTGATGGATGAGCTGGCGGCCAGGCAGACCGAGCTCAACAACCTGGCACAGGCCCATGGCGTGACGCTGGACGCGGAACGTTATGACGAGTCTATGCTTGAGCGCTTTTAA
- the recB gene encoding exodeoxyribonuclease V subunit beta: MSATRPLALSFPLHGSRLIEASAGTGKTFTISALYLRLVLGHGGEQGFARELLPPEILVVTFTEAATQELRDRIRARLVEAAAVFRGEAQGDDLLMALRDDIAPEQWTGCAHRLDIAAQWMDEAAVSTIHGWCQRMLREHAFDSGSLFTQTLQTDHSELLAEVVRDYWRRQCYPLGGAALDWVMTHWQTPSGLLKALRPLLGEPGEAEGELGELLAHSLSQREADLAALKAPWGAWADELELLLDKAVADKVVNGRKLQARYYQPWFGKLRAWAGSTEAELDLGTGFVRLTPDGLAEAWKTGTPPVHSGLDAMVTLPAQLAALTGPAEPALRHAAAWVRRRFELEKRRRAEMGFDDMLTRLDDALAGENGPRLAEVIRQQFPVALIDEFQDTDPLQYRIFDTIYRVADNSADSGLFMIGDPKQAIYAFRGADIYTYLSARAATEGRHYSLDTNFRSATAMVAAVNHLFERAEQHAEGAFLFRDGEHNPLPFVPVKAKGRQEGWQCEGAPQPALTLWQLEQDDDTPFAGGAYVEQMAERCASHMTRLLNLGGAGRAGFADGDTLTPVRPSDMAVLVRSFREAQAIRTALAARGVRSVYLSDKDSVFASPEAADLRHWLRACAEPEQDGTLRAALATTTLGLSLGELERLNQDERHWERRVLQFRDYRRIWQRQGVLPMVHRLLHDFALPARLLRGTEGERSLTNILHLAELMQQAAASLDGEQALIRHLTECMDGERQAADEQVLRLESDAALVRVVTIHKSKGLEYPLVFLPFICSFRESGARGTAVQLHDGERKRLVLSPTDEQQAQAERERLGEDLRLLYVALTRARHACWLGLADIRVGNGKASRLHDSAMGRLLGGGAVLDGNLQGWLTPLVSDHTSLSPAPEPDVETWVDTSAGVAPPVWATPARPAAEHWWIASYSALLSREDAGQRFDDAAPERPEAGKAGDDELERPFVPLRPGETPSLHRFPRGPAAGTFLHGLLELALTEGLAAQPEELAGQLARRCQLRNLEEWAPALTDWLRGLLATPLFEGGPALQALQQFQPELEFWLEVSQVRVPRLDELVRTHVLPEQERPVLAPGRLNGMLKGFIDLVFEHEGRYYVVDYKSNWLGPEDEDYTQAAMIDQMIRHRYDLQYVLYVLALHRQLRLRLPDYDYDTHMGGALYLFVRRPGALFSHKPPRVLIERLDALFCGQAEEVQP; this comes from the coding sequence ATGAGTGCAACGCGTCCGCTGGCGCTGAGCTTTCCCCTGCACGGCAGCCGGCTGATCGAGGCCAGCGCCGGCACCGGCAAAACCTTTACCATTTCGGCACTCTACCTGCGGTTGGTGCTGGGCCACGGCGGAGAACAGGGTTTTGCCCGGGAGCTGCTGCCGCCGGAAATTCTGGTGGTGACCTTTACCGAGGCCGCCACCCAGGAGTTGCGTGATCGCATTCGTGCCCGGCTGGTGGAGGCGGCGGCGGTATTTCGCGGCGAGGCGCAGGGCGATGACCTGCTGATGGCCCTGCGCGACGATATTGCCCCCGAGCAGTGGACCGGTTGTGCCCATCGCCTCGACATTGCCGCCCAGTGGATGGACGAGGCGGCGGTGTCCACCATTCACGGCTGGTGCCAGCGCATGCTGCGGGAGCACGCCTTTGACAGCGGCAGCCTGTTTACCCAGACCCTGCAAACCGATCATAGCGAACTGCTGGCGGAAGTGGTGCGTGATTACTGGCGCCGCCAGTGCTACCCGCTGGGCGGCGCCGCCCTCGACTGGGTGATGACCCACTGGCAGACCCCGAGTGGCCTGCTGAAGGCGCTGCGGCCGCTGCTGGGCGAGCCGGGCGAGGCCGAGGGTGAGCTGGGGGAGCTGCTGGCGCACAGCCTGAGCCAGCGCGAGGCCGACCTCGCGGCCCTCAAGGCCCCCTGGGGCGCCTGGGCCGACGAACTGGAATTGCTGCTCGACAAGGCGGTGGCCGACAAGGTGGTTAACGGTCGCAAGCTGCAGGCCCGTTACTATCAGCCCTGGTTCGGCAAGCTGCGGGCCTGGGCCGGCTCCACCGAGGCGGAGCTGGATCTCGGTACCGGCTTTGTGCGGCTCACCCCCGACGGCCTGGCAGAGGCCTGGAAAACCGGCACGCCGCCCGTTCATTCGGGCCTGGATGCCATGGTGACCCTGCCGGCGCAGCTGGCGGCCCTCACCGGCCCCGCCGAGCCGGCGCTGCGCCATGCCGCCGCCTGGGTGCGCCGGCGCTTTGAGCTGGAAAAACGCCGCCGGGCCGAAATGGGCTTTGACGACATGCTGACCCGCCTGGATGATGCCCTGGCCGGAGAGAACGGCCCGCGCCTGGCCGAAGTGATCAGGCAACAGTTTCCGGTGGCGTTGATCGATGAATTTCAGGACACCGACCCCCTGCAATACCGTATTTTCGACACAATTTACCGCGTGGCGGACAACAGCGCCGACAGCGGCCTGTTTATGATTGGCGATCCCAAGCAGGCCATTTACGCCTTTCGCGGTGCCGACATTTATACCTACCTGTCGGCCCGGGCCGCCACCGAGGGCCGGCACTACAGTCTGGACACCAACTTTCGCTCCGCCACGGCCATGGTGGCGGCGGTCAATCACCTGTTTGAACGGGCCGAGCAGCATGCCGAGGGCGCCTTTCTGTTTCGCGACGGCGAGCACAATCCGCTGCCCTTTGTGCCGGTAAAGGCCAAGGGCCGACAAGAAGGCTGGCAGTGCGAGGGTGCGCCGCAGCCGGCGCTGACCCTGTGGCAGCTGGAACAGGACGACGATACGCCCTTTGCCGGCGGTGCCTATGTGGAGCAGATGGCCGAGCGCTGCGCCAGCCACATGACCCGGTTGCTGAACCTGGGCGGTGCGGGCCGGGCCGGCTTTGCCGACGGCGACACCCTGACCCCGGTGCGGCCCAGCGACATGGCGGTGCTGGTGCGCAGTTTTCGCGAGGCCCAGGCCATTCGCACCGCGCTGGCGGCCCGGGGCGTGCGCAGCGTGTACCTGTCCGACAAGGACTCGGTGTTTGCCAGCCCCGAGGCGGCGGATTTGCGCCACTGGTTGCGCGCCTGCGCCGAGCCGGAGCAGGACGGCACACTCAGGGCGGCGCTGGCCACCACCACCCTGGGCTTGAGTCTCGGCGAGCTGGAGCGGCTCAACCAGGATGAGCGTCACTGGGAGCGTCGCGTGTTGCAGTTTCGGGACTATCGCCGCATCTGGCAGCGCCAGGGAGTATTGCCCATGGTGCACCGGCTGTTGCACGACTTCGCCCTGCCGGCCCGGCTGTTGCGGGGCACGGAAGGCGAGCGTAGCCTCACCAATATATTGCATCTGGCCGAGCTGATGCAGCAGGCCGCCGCCAGCCTTGATGGCGAGCAGGCGCTGATCCGCCACCTTACCGAGTGCATGGACGGGGAACGCCAGGCCGCCGACGAGCAGGTGCTGCGGCTGGAAAGCGACGCCGCCCTGGTGCGGGTGGTGACCATTCACAAATCCAAGGGGCTGGAGTACCCCCTGGTGTTTCTGCCTTTTATCTGCTCGTTCCGGGAAAGCGGGGCCCGGGGCACGGCGGTGCAGCTGCACGACGGCGAGCGCAAGCGGTTGGTGCTGAGCCCCACCGATGAGCAGCAGGCCCAGGCCGAGCGCGAACGGCTGGGCGAGGATTTGCGCCTGCTCTATGTAGCCTTGACTCGGGCCCGGCACGCCTGTTGGCTGGGGCTGGCGGACATTCGTGTGGGCAACGGCAAGGCATCCCGCCTGCATGACTCGGCCATGGGGCGGCTGCTGGGCGGTGGCGCCGTGCTGGACGGCAATCTTCAGGGCTGGCTGACACCACTGGTGAGCGACCATACCAGCCTGAGCCCGGCGCCGGAACCGGACGTGGAAACCTGGGTGGATACCTCGGCGGGCGTCGCCCCGCCGGTCTGGGCCACGCCGGCCCGCCCGGCCGCCGAGCACTGGTGGATTGCCTCATACAGCGCCCTGCTGAGTCGGGAAGACGCCGGCCAGCGCTTTGACGATGCCGCCCCCGAGCGGCCCGAGGCCGGCAAGGCCGGCGACGACGAACTGGAGCGGCCCTTTGTGCCGCTGCGGCCCGGTGAAACCCCCAGCCTGCACCGTTTTCCTCGCGGGCCGGCGGCGGGTACCTTTCTGCACGGTTTGCTGGAGCTGGCCCTGACCGAAGGGCTGGCGGCACAACCCGAGGAGCTGGCCGGCCAACTGGCCCGGCGTTGCCAGCTGCGCAACCTGGAAGAGTGGGCACCGGCGCTGACCGACTGGCTGCGGGGCCTGCTGGCTACGCCGCTGTTTGAGGGCGGCCCGGCACTGCAGGCGCTGCAACAGTTTCAGCCGGAGCTGGAGTTCTGGCTCGAAGTGAGTCAGGTGCGGGTGCCCAGGTTGGACGAGCTGGTACGCACCCATGTGTTGCCGGAGCAGGAGCGACCGGTGCTGGCCCCGGGGCGGCTCAACGGCATGCTCAAGGGCTTTATCGATTTGGTGTTTGAACATGAAGGCCGTTATTACGTGGTGGATTACAAGTCAAACTGGCTGGGCCCGGAAGACGAGGATTACACCCAGGCGGCCATGATCGATCAGATGATTCGCCACCGTTACGATCTGCAGTACGTGCTCTATGTGCTGGCGCTGCACCGCCAGCTGCGGCTGCGGCTGCCCGATTACGACTACGACACCCACATGGGCGGTGCCCTGTATCTTTTTGTACGCCGCCCCGGTGCCTTGTTTTCCCACAAGCCCCCCAGGGTTTTGATAGAGCGCCTTGACGCGCTGTTTTGCGGCCAGGCCGAGGAGGTTCAGCCATGA
- a CDS encoding BCCT family transporter, which yields MKENPGHSIHLGSFDTDLHQYPLKQDHAPDTRIDRFTFFSVLFILAAVTLPLVLFPEQGADWVAQAKTWITDTFGVFYLALGVTAVLFVIYISFSDIGNIKLGKPEDEMEFKNGSWAAMMFCGGIGASILYWGIIEWAYYYQGPPFGLPAGSPEAIRWSATYGIFHWGPVAWSIYLIPAIPIAYFAHVRNSPRLKVSQSLAPLFGESFARSNWGKLVDVFFIFGMIGGGATTLGLASPMVTEGLHELFGLPVNAWTRILVLLGTTMLFAYSAWRGLKSGIQFFSNINFYLALAFLAVVLFAGPTGFILNTGLESIGRSLTQMVTMMTWTESFGPFAEHGFNETRFPKDWTIFYWAWWLVFAPTVGLFIAKISKGRTIRQMVVGSIFFGSLGCAVFFVVLGNYGLYLQLSGGLDIVTILNQQSPTAAIFAVLHTLPMSWLMIAVFTLLAIIFTATTFDSISYILASVVQREVDDEPHRWNRLFWAFTLCFMPAVLMFLGGLSTLQTASIFAGAPLIIIMAMMMVSIIKAAKYDLHYQPDYSLKTIHIEELPENAPWEQGETSEAPEGSVLAQQAEYEEIRQQQEEDDGDKVTPLKV from the coding sequence ATGAAAGAAAATCCGGGGCACAGCATTCATCTTGGAAGCTTTGATACCGATCTTCACCAGTATCCACTCAAGCAGGACCACGCACCCGACACCCGTATTGATCGTTTCACTTTCTTTTCGGTCCTATTCATTCTCGCCGCCGTCACCCTGCCATTGGTACTGTTTCCCGAGCAGGGCGCCGACTGGGTGGCCCAGGCCAAGACCTGGATAACCGACACCTTTGGCGTATTTTATCTGGCACTGGGTGTTACCGCGGTGCTGTTCGTGATTTACATTTCGTTTTCGGACATCGGCAACATCAAGCTGGGCAAGCCCGAAGATGAAATGGAATTCAAAAACGGCTCCTGGGCGGCCATGATGTTCTGCGGCGGCATCGGCGCCAGCATTCTCTACTGGGGCATTATCGAGTGGGCCTACTACTATCAGGGCCCGCCCTTTGGCCTGCCGGCCGGCAGCCCCGAGGCCATTCGCTGGTCCGCCACCTACGGCATTTTCCACTGGGGACCGGTGGCCTGGTCCATCTACCTGATCCCGGCCATTCCCATTGCCTATTTCGCCCACGTGCGCAACTCACCCCGACTCAAGGTCAGCCAGAGCCTGGCGCCGCTGTTTGGCGAAAGCTTTGCCCGCAGCAACTGGGGCAAGCTGGTGGATGTGTTCTTCATCTTCGGCATGATCGGCGGCGGAGCCACCACTCTTGGGCTGGCCTCGCCCATGGTGACCGAGGGCCTGCATGAATTGTTTGGTCTGCCGGTCAACGCCTGGACCCGTATTCTGGTGCTGTTGGGCACCACCATGTTGTTTGCCTACAGCGCCTGGCGCGGCCTGAAAAGCGGCATTCAGTTTTTCTCCAACATCAATTTTTACCTGGCGCTGGCCTTTCTGGCGGTGGTGCTGTTCGCCGGCCCCACGGGCTTTATTCTCAATACCGGGCTGGAAAGCATTGGCCGCTCCCTGACCCAGATGGTCACCATGATGACCTGGACCGAATCCTTTGGCCCCTTTGCCGAGCACGGCTTTAACGAAACCCGCTTTCCCAAGGACTGGACCATTTTTTACTGGGCCTGGTGGCTGGTGTTTGCCCCCACGGTAGGGCTGTTTATCGCCAAAATCTCAAAGGGACGCACCATTCGGCAGATGGTGGTGGGCTCGATTTTTTTTGGTTCCCTGGGTTGTGCGGTGTTTTTTGTGGTGCTGGGCAACTATGGCCTGTATCTGCAGCTGTCCGGCGGCCTCGACATTGTCACCATTCTCAATCAGCAAAGCCCCACGGCGGCCATCTTTGCGGTGCTGCACACCCTGCCCATGAGCTGGCTGATGATCGCCGTGTTTACCCTGCTGGCCATCATTTTTACCGCCACCACCTTTGACTCCATCTCCTATATTCTGGCGTCGGTGGTGCAGCGGGAAGTGGACGACGAACCCCACCGCTGGAACCGGCTGTTCTGGGCCTTTACCCTGTGCTTTATGCCGGCGGTACTGATGTTTTTGGGTGGGCTGTCGACCCTGCAGACCGCCTCCATCTTTGCCGGCGCGCCGCTGATTATCATCATGGCGATGATGATGGTATCGATTATCAAGGCCGCCAAGTACGATCTGCACTATCAGCCGGACTATTCCCTGAAGACCATTCATATCGAGGAGCTGCCGGAAAACGCCCCCTGGGAGCAGGGCGAAACCTCGGAAGCGCCGGAAGGATCCGTGCTGGCCCAGCAGGCGGAATACGAGGAAATTCGTCAGCAGCAGGAAGAGGATGACGGAGACAAGGTCACGCCGCTGAAGGTGTGA